The genomic window GTTTGCAGTGGATCCCGGAGTTGAAACATTACGCGCCTGGTGTCCCCATCGTCCTTGTTGGAACAAAGCTTGGTGAGTTTTCCATTGTTTTTTCCTGATCTCGCTCCTTTTACTTTATTAGTTGTGACtgagtttgtgtttttgctCTCCAGATCTTCGAGATGATAAACAGTTCTTTATCGACCATCCTGGTGCTGTTCCGATTACTACTGCTCAGGGAGAGGAGCTGAGGAAGCAAATAGGAGCACCTACTTACATCGAATGCAGTTCCAAAACTCAAGAGGTACGTAGATTAGTATATATACCCTTGTTGCAGATTTCTAATGTTAATGTTAATGCTAATGTTGATGATGTGAGAGTGCAGAATGTGAAGGCGGTGTTTGACGCAGCCATCCGAGTGGTGTTGCAACCGccaaagcagaagaagaagaagagcaaagcGCAGAAGGCATGCTCCATTCTATGATGATTGgaaatctctgtttttatgtatttggttttggtatattaatcttctaacaatgaatGAATCAATGTGTTAATGGACAGACACCCAAGTTTGACTGGTCCTTTTTGTTCTTAATATTAATGGAGTTTGTCGGAATCAacgtttcttttgcttctacGATTCAGTCCTATGCATAATTCCACACAAACACCACATGTTTTGAATCAGTTTTCATTCCCACCATTTCTTCAGCTGACCATATTTTGTATGTTACTGTTTTAAACTTTGCAAACATGTTTATTGGTAGAGAGTGTAACTAGGAA from Arabidopsis thaliana chromosome 3, partial sequence includes these protein-coding regions:
- the ROP1 gene encoding RHO-related protein from plants 1 (RHO-related protein from plants 1 (ROP1); CONTAINS InterPro DOMAIN/s: Ras GTPase (InterPro:IPR001806), Small GTP-binding protein (InterPro:IPR005225), Ras (InterPro:IPR013753), Small GTPase, Rho type (InterPro:IPR003578); BEST Arabidopsis thaliana protein match is: Arabidopsis RAC-like 1 (TAIR:AT2G17800.2); Has 24331 Blast hits to 24300 proteins in 680 species: Archae - 9; Bacteria - 65; Metazoa - 12719; Fungi - 3503; Plants - 2700; Viruses - 20; Other Eukaryotes - 5315 (source: NCBI BLink).) encodes the protein MSASRFVKCVTVGDGAVGKTCLLISYTSNTFPTDYVPTVFDNFSANVVVNGSTVNLGLWDTAGQEDYNRLRPLSYRGADVFILAFSLISKASYENVSKKWIPELKHYAPGVPIVLVGTKLDLRDDKQFFIDHPGAVPITTAQGEELRKQIGAPTYIECSSKTQENVKAVFDAAIRVVLQPPKQKKKKSKAQKACSIL